The region CTTCATGTCGTCTGTCAGTTCCGGATAGATAGGTATGGATAACACTTGATTTGCCAATCTTTCGGCGATAGGCAGATCTCCCTTTTTATAACCTAAAACACTAAAGCAATCCTGCAGATGTAGTGGTAGCGGATAGTAGATGGCACAACCGATATCTTTCTTCTGCAGATGCGCCATCAGATCGTCTCTGCGCTCTGTAACCAAGGTATATTGATTGTAGATAGTTTTTGCTTGTGGCGCAATTTGCGGAGTTTTAAGCTCTCTAATATTTTGCAATTGAGCATCGTAAAATGCTGCGTTTGCCCGGCGTTTATTGCTCCAATCACTCAACTTTTCCAGTTTAACCAGCAGAATTGCTGCTTGCAGAGTATCCAATCTGCTATTCAAACCTACCCACTGGTGAAAATACTTGGGATTTTCGCCGTGCACACGAAGTTGTCGAAGCCCTGCTGCCAGTTCATCATCATTGGTAAGGCACATTCCGGCATCCCCCATTGCACCGAGGTTTTTGCTGGGGAAAAAAGATAGAGTGCCAATATCACCAAACGA is a window of Candidatus Cloacimonadota bacterium DNA encoding:
- a CDS encoding DegT/DnrJ/EryC1/StrS family aminotransferase — protein: SFGDIGTLSFFPSKNLGAMGDAGMCLTNDDELAAGLRQLRVHGENPKYFHQWVGLNSRLDTLQAAILLVKLEKLSDWSNKRRANAAFYDAQLQNIRELKTPQIAPQAKTIYNQYTLVTERRDDLMAHLQKKDIGCAIYYPLPLHLQDCFSVLGYKKGDLPIAERLANQVLSIPIYPELTDDMKAYVAQSIREFFA